aaaaacacttgcaaGCTACTGTGTCAGTCGCCAATGCCTATAGGTATTTCCCACAGAATCGTAAAACAAATTTCACACactatgcaaaataaatgaaattcaaTATTATTCACAATTGTGCATTGGAAAAAACACCTTAGtaaaaatacatgcatatatatgcaagcaaacaagcaagaaacaaacaagacaaaCTCAGGTAGAATAGATCAAGTTAACATCAAAGTGACTGAAAAATATGATATTTGCTTAATCttaacttgtttttaaaatggctTGTAGTTAGTGACAAACCGAAGAAATACTACAGTGCCTTATGTACTGCTCTTACTGTCTGAAGGCAACAACTAGTTAAGCATGGTTATACCCTTTCTGGAAAATGAATCTTCCTATCCACGGTAGAAATAATGGGAGGCCTGCAGGCCTCACACAGGCTGTTGCAGTgctaaactgaaataaaacctcACATATTTGAAGCAGAGTATTCTAATATTTGACCAGCAACTGAGAGATTTTGATCCTATAGAATCAAAACTTttcactaaaaaacaaaaaagccctcaCAGCCACCCACCACACatcatttgcttttattcaagtttaaagtgcaaaaagaaagacaaaaaaaactCATGAGTTCCTTAAATTTCTGCAATGAGAAATTATTCTGCAGTACAGAATACAAAATACTAATGCTACATCAAGAAAGCTTTTACATCAAGAAATCTTTTTATAAGACTATCATTAAATTGTATGGttacaaatttaaaacaatagATTTTTAAAGCCTGCGATACCCAGTGAAGGAAGTACAGGTGCATTTTAGGAGacggaaaagaaaaattaagcagCACTTTTTACCTGAGGGAGTGGGGGAAGACAGGGAAGACAGACTTATTAGGACTGTTAACAAGACATTGAGAAATATCTTACTAATAAtagcaaacagcagcaggaggctttAAGAATTAAGGACCTAACAGAGTTTAATACCTGGAAAAATCAAATCTTTACAACTTCTATTTATCTGCCTGCAAAGGACTGCAGCTAATTCAGGTCTAGGATGAAGCTGCTTAGCATGCATCCAAAACCACAGTACTTCAAAACATATAAACACAAATAATTTAATAGGTTCCTGCGGTTTTGAAAGAGACAGTAATTGGCAACTTAAAGATATCTAACTCATTTCAGGAAGATTTCCGATTGCATGTGCACTCTTTGAAAGAAGTGCATATAAAGCTTTCTATGTGCGTGCACCAATTTATTCTGCAAAGCCAAACTCTCTTCCCCACCTCCATTTCCATTGTTACATGTAAGAGACCTCACAGCACTTCATGTCAAAGCTTACTACTTCAGTCTCAGACATTCTCAGACATTAATATGGCAATTTTGAAGGAAACACTATGAGTTTATTGTTACGGATGCAGTGATGAAAACTCACCCTTTTCAGTTTGGCAGCAGCTTCTCCAGAGCGAATTGCAGCCAGCAAGCTCTGGTGGATCTGTTCTGGGTCAGAGCGCTGGACGGTCATCGCAGTTTGTCTCGTAGTGACAGGGGGTGGTTGGTCAGCTGAAGCACCTGACTGTGCCTGACTTTTTTGCTCACTATTCACATTGCTGCTTCTCTGTAAAGAGAGGAAGCGAGAGGAAAAACATAACAAAGACCTTTAATGTTAATAAGTCACAACTAAGTCAACTCACAAGAGGCTGCATCTCAACCTGGGCCGCCACTGCAGCATTTGCTTTGTTCAAGATTTCAGAGAGCAGCCATGTTTCCACTATGGCTTTTGGAAACTAATCTTCAATTtatcagcaacaaaaaagttctaagattcataattttttttgaCTTACTAAAATGTTGAAGAAATTCCTCCAAGATCAGAGAGAGTTTGAGACTCCACAAAGTGATAAGATATGGAAATAATAtattccaaaaggaaaagaaggaaaaatactacAATTTTATCATCTGAATTTCTATATTAACTAAACTAGATGAAATTTGAGCATTACAACTCGTTGagatctggttttgttttgctttgttttatttccctgatGACTTGACAAGCTATTACTCCAAAATGTCACCACCTCAAATGTAGGCACATTAGACAACACATTGTAgcatatttaaatattctttaagCATTGAAGTATCTAACAAAGATCAGTTCCAAAGTATTTACATATAAAACCATTCATCACCATCACATATGCTAGAATGAGCATTTCTTTTACTAATGTTTTCCTCTGAGAATCTAAATTTAACATATAATTCTTATCCAGAAGCTATCCTGAGAAGTTCAACAATGCACTTTGAACCAAAAGCATGGGTGGTGGCAAGCACTGCTGTATTTTGAAGCTACTGAGCAGAGATTAGCATTTAACTACCATACCCAAAGAACGGTTATAAAAACAGTAAGGCTGGAAGAGTATAGCCTCTTGCCTGCTAAGCCCAGAATCCTATAATACTGCAGATTTGTACAGAACATGCAAGGCAGCCAGCAGTCTTTAGGCACATGTACACATCTCAGGATTTGTGGATACATCAAGCTGCCATTGTGCAGATGGAACTTATAGGAGACAGAAAGTACCTTTGCTAGAGCAGCTTAAAACAGTTCTCTGAATGATGCCTTATCTATGCACTCACATCATTATCACATCTGTGCGCTCACAACATTAATATATTGCTGATTAATACactagctgatttttatttttgttaaagtttCTTACTTAAGGTAAGTAGTTATGTCAGCAAAATTTTACACCCTTGGTTCAAGTATGTTTCTGACATGATCACTTGAAGCTAAACTCATACTACCCAAAATTAAAGAAACCAACACGCAGAACCATAAGGAACACATCCTAAGTGCTCTGAACATAAAAATAGGTATACACAGTATAAGTAATTctgtttaatttactgtttttcttcaaagtacATGGAGTGATAATTATGgcaagaaataattatttccactATTCTGAATGAGACTGCTTTCACTTTAGCATTCCTTTTTCCTTATAATTCATTATGATGCTGTGCTACTCCTATGTACCACAAGATGTTTACACTGTTTCAATGCAGAACTTTTTGATAAGCCAGTAGTTCAGTGATTAGGCAGAATAAGTCTCTGCTCTGCTGTAAATGACATTGCAGAAATTCACCAGTcaagaaatattagaaataaaGTTTACCTTATCCATTAGATTATTTTGTGACCCTCCAGTTATGCTGTGTAAGGAAGGGTTTTTCACTTGAGGGAGGGAGGTAGCTGAGGAGAATTCAGCTGCAGAAGTGGCAGATGAGAGTTCAACAGGAAATTCCTCTCTAGGTGCCTGGCTAGTGATTGTACGTGTCTTGTTGAATGACTGTGACCTTTTGACTGCTGATGAGACAGCAAGAGCAAAAGGGGATGGCCTTGAACTGGAATATGGCTTCGGAACTGCAAAAGTTCTTAGAGTTCTTAGGTTCAACGGTGCTGGCTGACAGGGGGGAAAACTTGACGGTTTATTGCTTTTAACAGGAGAAGTGGAGGAttcaatttttttcccatcatctttttcttcatctgctgGAGGAGAGGAACTACTTGTTTTATGTAAAGAAAGAGAGGTTTCATCAGGTGATGATATTCTTTTTTCAAtctctgtatttttaacttcatttgGAGTGGAATTAGGAGCACTAACAGTACTTCTGGCAATTGCCGATGTCACATAATGACTTGAAACTCTCCGTtgcatctgaagaaaaaaagaattaggcTTTGCTGTAGGACTTAATGCATTTGACTTGTCCTGAGTCCCAGAAGCAGCATTTGTATTATCCATGTTGAGCATCAGTGGGATAGGCTGCTTGGAAGGCTCTGTTTCTGTTTGATTGCTCTCAGTAGCAATCTCGGCTCCAGATGTCCCCCCATGTTCAGACATGCTGTTCACTCTGTGCAGCAGATCGTTTGCTGCTGCAGGTTTATTTTGTGAACAAGCCTGTAAATGACCCACACTTTTTGAAATATGAGAAATTTCAGCTTGCATTGTGAATTCTTTGGGGTCTTCATGCTTTGGAGAGTTGTCAGAAGTAGATACATCTTGATCTTTACAGTCTGATGCAACTTCTGACTCCCAGCTCTTCATTATTTCTAAGGATTTTGGAGGCACTATTTTATAAGTAGTCATTCCAATTTTTGGTATGTAATCTCTTGTAATTTCATTAGCAGGCTTAGGTTTAGGTTTCATGTCCTGTCTATAAAGAGGGTAACCTTTTATAGGAGAGCCATCTGGAATTTTTGCAACTGTTTCTGGTGAAGCAATGTTACTGCCATTTGTACAAATGTGAATTTCATCTTTTATGGGAATTACTTTTTCATGTGTAACTTCTTGTCTCTGAAGATTTTGTTCCATTATAATTTCTTCATCTGTTTGCATTCCTTGCATCACTCGAAGAAGGGGGCTGTTTATACCTGTATTTTGTTGAGGGACCAGTCCTCTGAATGAGGATGATTCAcaatctttcatttctttttgtgtaGTCCTTCCCAAATCACAAACTGTTGGACCTGTCTGAATTGCAACATCCTGAGTTTTTACTGTGTCCAGGctggtttgatttgttttctgatcTTGTTTTTCTGGAATCAGTTGAGTGTAATTCTTCTGACTTACGGAGATGTCATTTTTAGATGCTTGGCAGTTTGATAGTCTGTCAACTTCAAGCTTGCTATTTTCTCTAAAATCTACTGCTTTAATTTCTGCTGTCTGATGTTCTCTCCCATCTTCGTTTGTTGGAAGGAGTTTTGTGTCACTGTAATCTTTAAGTTAGAGAGATTCCGTAAATTAATATAGATGCAGTTATACAGactaatattaataatttcCTTAATACTTTTAAAAGCTGGTTAAAGAAATACTTATACTTGACTGATATTGCCAAATAATTATATTCGTACTCAGGTGTTCTTCTTTACTTAACATGTAACTAAGTAAGGAAGTTAACAGGCTTCTGTTCATACTGTCATGCAtgacctttaaaaatatattctagaGTCACTTTAGACACGCTAACAACTTTCAGTTGACTATACAGGTATCAGTGACCTAAGCTCAAAGTCTACGCAGTATTAAGTGAGATCCGATTTTTATTTAGTTCCATCTTTGTAGTGTCTGTTCTATggttttaacattaaaaatgttactTGTTAACTCTACCTTGTGCATTTGTAAAAGGGGACAATTGGAAAACACTAAaacctccttccctctcctaaGCAATGCTCCACCCACACTGCCCTACAACAGTACAGTTTTGACTACTGCtggaggaataaaaaataaaaaaacaacccgCAGCCCATTTTCATAACCTCATCTCAAAGAGGATATGCCAGAGCTAGAGGaagtataaagaaaataatccgATGATAGCAATTCAAATGTGATGGTATTATGAGCGTTttcaaaggaaatgaagagttTTCTTCAAACTTGttttaagtattaaaaatgaGTGGGAACTACTCaccatgatttttattttgatccaaaatTTTAAGCTTCCTATCTTTCTCGAATGCAGCTTGCTCAATGCTTATCTTAGTCTGTAGTTCTCTGCAAAGCACAACAGTATATTAAATATGCTGGTATCATTCATTTcagtaaacagaagaaaagatgcAAGAGAACTGGCAATATTCTCCAAACACAGATGGACAAAATAGAATCACTCTGCCAAACATTGGAGTACCCAACAGAatcgtttatttatttattttaaatgagagGAAATGCTGCTATGATATTTCACCAAAATGACATGCAGCTTCACTCTCTTCTGTGTAACATGAtcagttttcctttcccttcttcctcGCCTCTTGTTTACTCATTCACTTTTAACAAGGCTCTTTCCAGTAACAACTCAAGTTTAGTGAAGCCACTACGGTAATGCTTTATCTTTCATTTAATGATGTTCTTAGCACGAAGTCTTATGACACCCCCAACATTTAGAATCTGTCTTTAGTTTTGTTTCCGACAGAATATGAAGGAAGTCACATGAGATGCTGACTGCATAGGAACTGTGCAGTATAGACTTTTCAAGATAGTAACGAAAAACTTTCTGTTCCTTACAAGAAATGTCTTgagaacaacaaataaatatgcataaaaCATGTTACTTGCATACTAAACATTTTGCCAATGCATACAATGTCTGCCTCTGATCAGAGGGGACAAAAGAACTCcacaaatgctgaaaaaaaaaaaatcatttgttttcaggaaatattaaatatctgacttcaaaaggcaaatgaaaaaGGCCAAAATAGTgtaaatttctcttttaaaatacttcattttcttttttaaaaatattagaacTTCAAACTTCTGTATATTTGagatacttttattttctgtagtacTAATACTGGCATTATGAAGATTCCATTTCATTTGCCACATCAAATGCATTAGTTATCAGGAACTACTGCTGTGAGCTGAAACATCTGTTttgagtatttaaaaaaaataaattcctcaATAAGCATCCATCCTCATGTTGCCTGTACAGTCCAAAACATGCTTTAAGTGTTCAATAACCACTAAACAGAAGCATACACGCTCAAAATTTTTGTTGGAAGAACATTAAAGCTCAGTCCTGCCCTCTGTACTCTTGCTTATCTCCATTCCCTTGAACATAGCTGAGGGACTGAATGACAAGTACTTGCAACAGGCtgaactgtttaaaaacaaagaaaattgcCAAATGTCATAGAGCATTACAGGAATCAGACCTTTTGACTGAAATACTATACATACCCCAGGTTTGATTAAAAAACATCTTCAAAGTCACTATATCTAATGTTAAGTTTGAATTACCAGATTTCCAGAAACAATGTCAGAGAAACCCTACTCCTCATTTTCAACACTTTAGTATTTCACGAAGAAAAGGATTTCCAAACTCTGAAGTTACAGCACAGTGCATAGCTAGGTGATGTTCAACAGTATTATAGACCACAAAAGGCCTATACAAGTTAGTTGTGGGGTGGGAGTGATGAAATATCCCCTGGACAACTGGCCAAATAGGCACAATAATTCAGGTCTCGATAATCTGCAAGAATTTAAGAATAACATTTGGTGGATCCACCAGCTCAGTTCCTCAAAGAGCAAGCACACCCAAGCAATTTGTGCAGTATTTCTCAGGACAGAACATCAAAGATTTTTGCAAAGCCCCACCTGGCACCGAACTGACAAAAAGACCCTAGAAATACAAGTCAAAGCTCTCTGCGTTACCTTCAAAGTTCTTGGCTACTATAGCATTCACACATTTTGGCCTCGGTACAGTAATTGAAACAgttctttcagtttaaattgGGAACAGTAGCCAGCTGAGTTGCCCCAGGGAACAACAGAAATAGTGAATTACATTAATGCAATAGGACTTCTCTGGACAATCAACATTCATTTCAAGCAGGCACTAACTCATGTTGGGAACCTGCTGAGTCAGGTAGTTTAACAAACATGCTGAAGGGCAAAGTTACAACATCACCAGAAGGGAAAATGAGTGGTTAAGGAAAGTAATATGTTAATTCTTGTTTGTCCTGAGAGAAGACAGATCAAGACAGGTCAAGACAACTGGCTAatatattaagaaaacaaaacaaattgtaGAGAAATAGGTAACAGATAAACAATAGAAGCATGCCTAGAACTGAAATGGCCAATATACCTGTTTTCCCCCCACCTCTAAGAATGATCTCGCAAATTCTCTTTAAATGAATCAAATCACATTTCCTGCCCTGCTTCTCACCTCCTTCCCCCCAGCACACTGCACTGCTCTAGTAATTATGTTTAAAACTTTGGAGATGGGTTCAGCTTTTCTGGGATCTGGATGTTTTAGTAGTAAGGAAAGGAAGGCTTAAACAGAACACCCAGCACAACAGTCATTTTTGTTGAAAGGCTTCATGAATTACTGTGTCCAGAAGAGTGCTACAATGAAAGCTAAGCATATTAAGCTCATTCCTCTCTCACAATTCTCTATTCTGTGCTCCACAATGAAACAGcactctacattttttttttgcctcccccattccctccccagTGCTCCTTTCTTTGTCACAAAGCGTACTTACTTGCCATCTGTGctcatattttcttgtttttcttccttgaagcTTTGCGAGTTGTCTACAGAAACAGTGCCAGGAACAAGAGCTGATGAAGCAggatcatttttttcagtttccagtTGTACCTCAGTAAAGCTGAAGGCTGTAGTAATCTCTCCTGTTCTGAGAGAGGTATCCGTACTTTCACTTTCCTCTCCCTGTTGCACGCtcatctcttccttttcatcAATTTCTTCCAGGCTGTATTCTGTGGTCCTTACACCTACactcacagaaagaaaggaaagaaaaaaaaaaaaaaaaaaaaccacaccaacCCACAAATATCAGTTCAGGGTGTAGATACAAAAGAGACCGTGAAGTAAGCCTAAGTAGTTTGAAGAAGGAAAATTGAGACTTCTCTTAATTCAGGGGGTGGGGTGGTAAGGACTCATTCAGATTTAATTTCATAGTATTTTCTAGTTctttccaattttctttttacatgaAAATATACTTACCACCATGCTACTGTTCATCTGTTTCTGCATCTGTAACTACTGCATAATGTTGTCTTTTGTTTAAGCCAAGCATTGAATTAGTATAgatcaaaatatatttaacaatGTCATAAGCACAAATTTCATGGAGGTAGAGAGTTTATTTTTCCCAGAGTTCTTACAATTTCCATTACCTCTCTAATGAGGCTTAGGATAAATGATTCCATTAGATCAGAGTAAGTATGTTAGAGACCAAATCTCAGCTTAGTCCACGTTTTGAACAAGATTGCTCACCACTATCAAAATTTTCCCATAATCATCCCAAGGGTAATAAAACACAGCTAGATGTGTCTTGTGCACTGCCCTGTGTTACAGTAGAAgtacatgaaaaataatattaaaaaagtaCATGTTggtctattaaaataaaattttcagccAAAGCATAGTTAAAAAGGTTTAGTTACTGGTTTAGGACACGTATAAGCCAGCATACCTACAGTCAGACTAATAAACCCACTTATTTTTCCAGAGGAACTAACTGTCTCTGGCTTTACTTTCATGTCAAGAATCTTCCTATAACAAGATGTTGATTGACATATTTCAAATATTAGTAAGTGCACCATACAATTTACCTCTCGGCTTTGCAACTTGCATTCTAAAAcaccaagaaaataataattccatCTATATAGTAAAATATGGTGCCATGGCAAGTTACTGGAAACAGAGCCATATAAGCAGAGGACTCTGCCTGACCTGAAGAAGGTATTCCCGTTAGCTTTGCATGCGCCAATACCTATTAGGTACAGGCCTTGCAATTGGCCTTTTAGACTTCAGTAAAAGTTGTATCAGTAAATTTCAAAGTGTAAAACAACCCTACAGAAAGGCAAAGAATTGAAACAAAATACCACCTTGAAGTAAACAGAAGTCTACAGATGTACTATTATAGAAACATAGCAGAGGACTCTGAGACCTGGAGAAATTCTCAATTCAGAAtagaaattttgctttttccagTAGGGTCATTGGTACAGAGTTCAGTACTACAGTTGCAGAACAAATACAAAAGCTAAACATTTTACTATTTAATTCTAGTTAGTTTTTTATATTGCTCTCTAGTACTAATGCTTGGCAGCTGCAGATTCAGCAACATGATCAACATGTGTCACATTGCTGAATGCAGAGGTGATCTAGATGCCCatagaaaaacaagcaagacTGCAAAATGGTGCAGATGAACTCTTTCCATGTCACTTAAACACATGAAGACAAATATGCCATGCTTTTATCAAAGAGATTCCTCAAGACTTTACAAATAAGACTAaactccttctcttcctcctcccccccccgccccgtctCCATTTGGGGCAAAATCATACAAGATGCCTAATACTTTGGAAAGGATTTTAGTGATCAAATGCTGGCAGACATCAAATCTGCTGAGACTATTGCACGATCTGTAACCAACTCTCAAGATCACATCATTTACACAGATGAGAACTTTCTTGAAAATGAGTGAACACTATCACAGTTAACAAGTGGCCTCCATCCCACAAATGCCATGAACCTGAGTCACCAACAGCCAGAGGAACAAAGACTAAGACCTTCAGTCTAATACTCTGTGGAAACCTGAATTATACAACAAAGCACAGCCATGCCTTCTGACAAGACAAACGGAAACATTGCTATGGCTTTGTGCCCAGTCACTGCAGTCATCTCTGTCACTTTTCCTCTGGAGAAATATAATAGCTAAGTTGTATTCTAAGTTTCCAGTACTGTACTGATGGGATGGAAAGTTAGCTTGGGTTGGTAGGAGACATTGCTGGCTTTCCTCCTACACAGAAGTTCATCCTTTCTGTGCTAGAAACACTTCCAAGCTTGGACTGGACTAACCTGAACTACAAATGTATAATTCCAAACAAACAATTCTCACACTTCATACTCAGTGCTCTACTGTATTATCAGCAGAACACCAAGCTTGCTTAAGGTTAGTTTCAACTAGTGGTTTGTAATCTGTGACTGTTACTACGAGACCTGGGCCACCAGTGCTACTACAGAAAAACGGTATGAAAGACTCATAAACAATGTGTAACAGCCATTCTTCATTTACATTACCCAGAGGAACAGTTCAGATCTTTTGACTTGTTTCTAAACCCTCCATGTAGAGTTTTTATATGCAACATATCACTAGGAATTACTTAGGGCAACACCAGCTACATATTGCACCCTAATTGCCTATATACTCtatatgtaaatacatataGAATATAAACTACATTTTTGTCTGCAAGTAATTTATCCTCCATGAACATTAGTCACTGAGTTTCAAATAGTCCTAAAAGAACGTTGTTAAAACCTACAGGGCTACACTGTGAAGAAATACCTTATGACTGATAAACCAACTGCAAGTGTCCTTTGAGTCAGTAAGAATACTCTCTGAACAACGGACAATAGGCTGACGCTGCTTTCTGAGCCTTTATGCTTGTAAATACCAAAGCCAAAAAGCCTGACTACATCATGTAAAT
The sequence above is drawn from the Anas platyrhynchos isolate ZD024472 breed Pekin duck chromosome 7, IASCAAS_PekinDuck_T2T, whole genome shotgun sequence genome and encodes:
- the COBLL1 gene encoding cordon-bleu protein-like 1 isoform X9 is translated as MEQKENVIDKDIELSVVLPGDVIKYTTVNGRKPMMDLLIFLCAQYHLNPSSYTIELVSAENSQIKFKPNTPVGMLEVEKVILKPKQMDKKKPVPVIPEQTVRVVINYKKTQKTVVRVSPHSPLQELIPIICSKCEFDPLQTVLLKNYQSQEALDVTKSLNDLGLRELYAMDISRDAYQMSENSEALKEKENKGFFSFFQRSKKKREQAASAPATPLMSKPRPTFITRSNTVSKQYDSNTLPSEMPKKRRAPLPPMPNSQSVPQELAQAQARPASDTVKSNSLDRNEQAPPGLVRKGSLPLSDTASVNSLRRMKRKAPSPPSRTPEDQSESSNETGVRTTEYSLEEIDEKEEMSVQQGEESESTDTSLRTGEITTAFSFTEVQLETEKNDPASSALVPGTVSVDNSQSFKEEKQENMSTDGKELQTKISIEQAAFEKDRKLKILDQNKNHDYSDTKLLPTNEDGREHQTAEIKAVDFRENSKLEVDRLSNCQASKNDISVSQKNYTQLIPEKQDQKTNQTSLDTVKTQDVAIQTGPTVCDLGRTTQKEMKDCESSSFRGLVPQQNTGINSPLLRVMQGMQTDEEIIMEQNLQRQEVTHEKVIPIKDEIHICTNGSNIASPETVAKIPDGSPIKGYPLYRQDMKPKPKPANEITRDYIPKIGMTTYKIVPPKSLEIMKSWESEVASDCKDQDVSTSDNSPKHEDPKEFTMQAEISHISKSVGHLQACSQNKPAAANDLLHRVNSMSEHGGTSGAEIATESNQTETEPSKQPIPLMLNMDNTNAASGTQDKSNALSPTAKPNSFFLQMQRRVSSHYVTSAIARSTVSAPNSTPNEVKNTEIEKRISSPDETSLSLHKTSSSSPPADEEKDDGKKIESSTSPVKSNKPSSFPPCQPAPLNLRTLRTFAVPKPYSSSRPSPFALAVSSAVKRSQSFNKTRTITSQAPREEFPVELSSATSAAEFSSATSLPQVKNPSLHSITGGSQNNLMDKRSSNVNSEQKSQAQSGASADQPPPVTTRQTAMTVQRSDPEQIHQSLLAAIRSGEAAAKLKRVGPPSNTIAVNGRAKLTYLYSTEAKANH
- the COBLL1 gene encoding cordon-bleu protein-like 1 isoform X1, whose amino-acid sequence is MSPVKERNDRVLAMHTLLPHTLPDLLPTYAVERNSLNFNEERPVLSRRRKAKAPPPPSEPKPIAVCPFDDTESVNLIMEQKENVIDKDIELSVVLPGDVIKYTTVNGRKPMMDLLIFLCAQYHLNPSSYTIELVSAENSQIKFKPNTPVGMLEVEKVILKPKQMDKKKPVPVIPEQTVRVVINYKKTQKTVVRVSPHSPLQELIPIICSKCEFDPLQTVLLKNYQSQEALDVTKSLNDLGLRELYAMDISRATSPVNLNLPSLQDAYQMSENSEALKEKENKGFFSFFQRSKKKREQAASAPATPLMSKPRPTFITRSNTVSKQYDSNTLPSEMPKKRRAPLPPMPNSQSVPQELAQAQARPASDTVKSNSLDRNEQAPPGLVRKGSLPLSDTASVNSLRRMKRKAPSPPSRTPEDQSESSNETVTESRESSPTKAEERTTEMLSETGVRTTEYSLEEIDEKEEMSVQQGEESESTDTSLRTGEITTAFSFTEVQLETEKNDPASSALVPGTVSVDNSQSFKEEKQENMSTDGKELQTKISIEQAAFEKDRKLKILDQNKNHDYSDTKLLPTNEDGREHQTAEIKAVDFRENSKLEVDRLSNCQASKNDISVSQKNYTQLIPEKQDQKTNQTSLDTVKTQDVAIQTGPTVCDLGRTTQKEMKDCESSSFRGLVPQQNTGINSPLLRVMQGMQTDEEIIMEQNLQRQEVTHEKVIPIKDEIHICTNGSNIASPETVAKIPDGSPIKGYPLYRQDMKPKPKPANEITRDYIPKIGMTTYKIVPPKSLEIMKSWESEVASDCKDQDVSTSDNSPKHEDPKEFTMQAEISHISKSVGHLQACSQNKPAAANDLLHRVNSMSEHGGTSGAEIATESNQTETEPSKQPIPLMLNMDNTNAASGTQDKSNALSPTAKPNSFFLQMQRRVSSHYVTSAIARSTVSAPNSTPNEVKNTEIEKRISSPDETSLSLHKTSSSSPPADEEKDDGKKIESSTSPVKSNKPSSFPPCQPAPLNLRTLRTFAVPKPYSSSRPSPFALAVSSAVKRSQSFNKTRTITSQAPREEFPVELSSATSAAEFSSATSLPQVKNPSLHSITGGSQNNLMDKRSSNVNSEQKSQAQSGASADQPPPVTTRQTAMTVQRSDPEQIHQSLLAAIRSGEAAAKLKRVGPPSNTIAVNGRAKLTYLYSTEAKANH
- the COBLL1 gene encoding cordon-bleu protein-like 1 isoform X3 encodes the protein MSPVKERNDRVLAMHTLLPHTLPDLLPTYAVERNSLNFNEERPVLSRRRKAKAPPPPSEPKPIAVCPFDDTESVNLIMEQKENVIDKDIELSVVLPGDVIKYTTVNGRKPMMDLLIFLCAQYHLNPSSYTIELVSAENSQIKFKPNTPVGMLEVEKVILKPKQMDKKKPVPVIPEQTVRVVINYKKTQKTVVRVSPHSPLQELIPIICSKCEFDPLQTVLLKNYQSQEALDVTKSLNDLGLRELYAMDISRATSPVNLNLPSLQDAYQMSENSEALKEKENKGFFSFFQRSKKKREQAASAPATPLMSKPRPTFITRSNTVSKQYDSNTLPSEMPKKRRAPLPPMPNSQSVPQELAQAQARPASDTVKSNSLDRNEQAPPGLVRKGSLPLSDTASVNSLRRMKRKAPSPPSRTPEDQSESSNETGVRTTEYSLEEIDEKEEMSVQQGEESESTDTSLRTGEITTAFSFTEVQLETEKNDPASSALVPGTVSVDNSQSFKEEKQENMSTDGKELQTKISIEQAAFEKDRKLKILDQNKNHDYSDTKLLPTNEDGREHQTAEIKAVDFRENSKLEVDRLSNCQASKNDISVSQKNYTQLIPEKQDQKTNQTSLDTVKTQDVAIQTGPTVCDLGRTTQKEMKDCESSSFRGLVPQQNTGINSPLLRVMQGMQTDEEIIMEQNLQRQEVTHEKVIPIKDEIHICTNGSNIASPETVAKIPDGSPIKGYPLYRQDMKPKPKPANEITRDYIPKIGMTTYKIVPPKSLEIMKSWESEVASDCKDQDVSTSDNSPKHEDPKEFTMQAEISHISKSVGHLQACSQNKPAAANDLLHRVNSMSEHGGTSGAEIATESNQTETEPSKQPIPLMLNMDNTNAASGTQDKSNALSPTAKPNSFFLQMQRRVSSHYVTSAIARSTVSAPNSTPNEVKNTEIEKRISSPDETSLSLHKTSSSSPPADEEKDDGKKIESSTSPVKSNKPSSFPPCQPAPLNLRTLRTFAVPKPYSSSRPSPFALAVSSAVKRSQSFNKTRTITSQAPREEFPVELSSATSAAEFSSATSLPQVKNPSLHSITGGSQNNLMDKRSSNVNSEQKSQAQSGASADQPPPVTTRQTAMTVQRSDPEQIHQSLLAAIRSGEAAAKLKRVGPPSNTIAVNGRAKLTYLYSTEAKANH